A window of Oncorhynchus masou masou isolate Uvic2021 chromosome 16, UVic_Omas_1.1, whole genome shotgun sequence genomic DNA:
AGTATTTATAtggccatatatatatatatatatatatacagtggggcaaaaaagtatttagtcagccaacaattgtgcaagttctcccacttaaaaagatgagagaggcctgtaatttccatcataggtacacttcaactatgaagacaaaatgaggaaaaaatatccagaaaatcacattgtaggatttttaatgaatttatttgcaaattatggtggaaaataagtattttgtcacctacaaacgagcaagatttctggctctcacagacctgtaacttcttctttaagaggctcctctgtcctccactcgttacctgtagtaatggcacctgtttgaacatgTTACCAGAATAAAAgagacctgtccacaacctcaaacagtcacactccaaactccactatggccaagaccaaagagctgtcaaaggacaccagaaaaaaaattgtagacctgcaccaggcttggaagactgaatctgcaataggtaagcagcttggtttgaagaaatcaactgtgggagcaattattaggaaatggaagacatacaagaccactgataatctccctcgatctggggctccacgcaagatctcaccccgtggggtcaaaatgatcacaagaacggtgagcaaaaatcccagaaccagtgaatgacctgcagagagctgaccccagtaacaaagcctaccatcaataaacacactacgccgccagggactcaaatcctgcagtgccagacgtgtccccctgcttaagccagtacatgtccaggcccgtctgaagtttgctagagagcatttggatgatccagaagaagattttggagaatgtcatatggtcagatgaaaccaaaatataactttttggtaaaaactcaattcgtcgtgtttggaggacaaagaatgctgagttacatccaaagaacaccatacctactgtgaagcatgggggtggaaacatcatgctttggggctgtttttctacaaagggaccaggacgactgatccgtgtaaaggaaaaaatgaatggagccatgtatcgtgagattttgagtgaaaacctccttccatcagcaagggcattgaagatgaaacgtggctgggtctttcagcatgacaatgatcccaaacacaccgcccgggcaacgaaggagtggcttcgtaagaagcatttcaagatcctggagtggcctagccagtctccagatctcaaccccatagaaaatctttggagggagttgaaagtctgtgttgcccagcaacagccccaaaacatcactgctctagaggagatctgcatggaggaatgggccaaaataccagcaacagcgtgtgaaaaccttgtgaagacttacagaaaatgtttgacctctgtcattgccaacaaagggtatttaacaaagtattgagataacttttgttattgaccaaatacttattttacaccataatttgcaaataaattcataaaaaatcctacaatgtgattttctggatttctttgctaattttgtctgtcatagttgaagtgtacctatgatcctatgatgaaaattacaggcctctctcatctttttaagtgggagaacttgcacaattggtggctgactaaatacttttttgccccactgtatatgtagtatttacagtgccttgcgaaagtattcggcccccttgaactttgcgaccttttgccacatttcaggcttcaaacataaagatataaaactgtattttttgtgaagaatcaacaacaagtgggacacaatcatgaagtggaatgacatttattggatatttcaaacttttttaacaaatcaaaaactgaaaaattgggcgtgcaaaattattcagcccctttactttcagtgcaacaaactctctccagaagttcagtgaggatctctgaatgatctaatgttgacctaaatgactaatgatgataaatacaatccacctgtgtgtaatcaagtctccgtataaatgcacctgcactgtgatagtctcagaggtccgttaaaagcgcagagagcatcatgaagaacaaggaacacaccaggcaggtccgagatactgttgtgaagaagtttaaagccggatttggatacaaaaagatttcccaagctttaaacatcccaaggagcactgtgcaagcaataatattgaaatggaaggagtatcagaccactgcaaatctaccaagacctggccgtccctctaaactttcagctcatacaaggagaagactgatcagagatgcagccaagaggcccatgatcactctggatgaactgcagagatctacagctgaggtgggagactctgtccataggacaacaatcagtcgtatattgcacaaatctggcctttatggaagagtggcaagaagaaagccatttcttaaagatatccataaaaagtgtcctttaaagtttgccacaagccacctgggagacacaacaaacatgtggaagaaggtgctctggtcagatgaaaccaaatttgaactttttggcaacaatgcaaaacgttatgtttggcgtaaaagcaacacagcacatcaccctgacaacactatccccactgtcaaacatggtggtggcagcatcatggtttgggcctgcttttcttcagcagggacagggaagatggttaaaattgatgggaagatggatggagccaaatacaggaccattctggaagaaaacctgatggagtctgcaaaagacctgagactgggacggagatttgtcttccaacaagacaatgatccaaaacataaagcaaaatctacaatggaatggttcaaaaataaacatatccaggtgttagaatggccaagtcaaagtccagacctgaatccaatcgagaatctgtggaaagaactgaaaactgctgttcacaaatgctctccatccaacctcactgagctcgagctgttttgcaaggaggaatgggaaaaaatttcagtctctcaatgtgcaaaactaatagagacataccccaagcgacttgcagctgtaatcgcagcaaaaggtggcgctacaaagtattaacttaagggggctgaataattttgcacctccaatttttcagtttttaatttgttaaaaaagtttgaaatatatccaataaatgtcgttccacttcatgattgtgtcccacttgttgttgattcttcacaaacaaatacagttttatatctttatgtttgaagcaggaaatgtggcaaaaggtcgtaaagttcaagggggccgaatactttcgcaaggcactgtatatggccaTAGTTTTATTTGGTATTTTAGTATTTCTATGGCAatagttagatacagtatttatatatatatcatatatatatattcttttttgctgagtttttaTATAGTATTTATGTGACCATAGATAGATACAGATGCCTTTAAAGCTGTGTCTGGAACTGTCTCAGTAGAGTACATTATATTAATTCCATTCTGTTACAGCATGATGGGCAGGCCTACTGCCACAAACCGTGCTACGCCACCCTGTTTGGGCCCAAAGGTAGGCTCACTCACTCAAAACTTTCTTCCTCTTAACCACATGAAAGATAAAATGCCTTATTGCTATGGTTTACAAATATTATGACATTTCATACACTGTATATCACCGTATTCTGACATCTTTCTATTGGCCCATTCCAGGGGTGAACACTGGAGGTGTAGGAAGCTACATCTACCATGAACCCAGCACTGAGGCAGAGACTGAGGCCCAGCCTTGAGATTACCCAtacccacctccacccccacccagacCTCTTCAACATTGCCTCCCTTACCCTGGCCTTGTTACTAACCCCAGTCATAGATAGATTCACCGTCTGTATTTCCAACCTCTGCCTACACCTTCTACTATGTTCACACATGCCCTGATTAAATAGTATTGTCTCCTTTAGGCTATTCAGCATCTACAGAAAAAAACACGTCAAATCATACATATTGTAGGCCTATTTAGAATGTTCTGTTGTATTTCTACATCAATTTTGTGTACGAAATTTCATCTTTATAGCTTCTCCCATCTAGCTTCTCCCTGTGAAATACACAGTAGGTTCATGGGTGTCCCCTACCTCGTTGTTCGTGTCAAATGAACAGTTGTGTGTAAGATGTACAGTACATTGTTTATTCAATGATAAGTCGCCATATGGTTTGACTCTACACAATACAGCACACACCTATAGGGGAAGACTTGGGTGTGGTAGGCCTAGTTTTTGTCATTCCCTGAAAACAATGTCCTTTGTTGTGCACCTGTAATGACATGGCtgacacaaatgcttgatttccAAGCTATCCGCTATGGGCCTATTTTCACCCtgcagtatagagacagagtagATAGATAAAACATACGCCTACTAGGAatgtgtattagtattagctTATTGTTGTTGGTGATTGAATATGTTTTGTACTTTGGGTCTTTGAGCACCAAATGTGTTACTGAGAAGAACAGAGGTCATTTAAAGGTTTTCTACAATAAAATTGTGAGAACATGAAAGGTTGTTTTGTGTCTTATCCTGGGAAATATGTCAGGGTGTTACTTTACAGGAAGCTGTAAATGTATTACATATTGGTAGCTATAGTCTAATTACAGTGTACAACACAGCCCCCTACGTGACATCACCAATGTCTACCAGCAGGGTGCGACTACTCGTTATGTAGCGAGGTGTCACGAGCACATGACCATGTGAAGGTTTTGCAAAGCCTTGTGGATGTTGTTGTTAATTCCTTTCTCACTGTGTTACATAAATATTGTAAGTGAAACATAAAAGTCTTCGCTTTAATGTCAGCTGCGATTATTGTGGCCGCTGTCGTCGGCGGTGGAATACTGCTAATTGTTCGCAGAATGTTCCCCCGGAAGAAAGCGGTCGAGTTGCTCCGGTACCCGGCCGATATGATGCGGGGAAAGACTGTCATTGTGACCGGGGCGAACAGCGGCATAGGGAAGGCCGCGGCCGGGGAGCTGCTCAAACTCCAGGCCCGGGTTATCATGGCCTGTCGGGATCAGCAGATGGCCGAGGAAGCAGCGCAGGACATCAAGAAGCAAGCGGGGCCAGAGCACGGAGAGCTGGTGATCAAACACCTGGACCTCGCCTCGCTTCAGTCTGTGCGGAGCTTTTGCGAGGAGATCCTGAAGGtaaatgtgcattttactgaAGAACATTATTGAGGTCAGTCTAGGCTAAATAACTATTGTACATAATGCAAAAATGTCCAAATGTTATTTGGTCCGCGAAGATAAAAGACTGATGCAGTGGAATATTCTGTTGTTTGAGCTGTTGGAGGGTCTCGTCTCGTTCATTCCATACCATCATACTGGggctgttgtttttttaaatgaaggTTACCTTTCAAAGCGCCATAGTGAGCTGTCCAACGTTCTGAAACAATCACATGTACACAGTCATTCTacgtttttttttacaaaagctATCAACATCAATTCAATTGTAAAGGGATTACATTTAGAGATAAGGTCTTCCTTGTTACAATTCCTTCACTTGAAATCACTTGCGTTGATTGTAGTTTCTTACTCATGGATGATTGAGATAAAGAGACCAACATGACACAGTTATCCAGCCACCACTAAGCAAAACCTCTCTACTACTGGTACAGTATGTCTGCCTCATACATGCCTGTCTTCTTCTGACTGCCCCTGTTAGGAAGAACAACAAGTCGACGTGCTCATCAACAACGCAGGCATTTACCAGTGTCCCTACATGAAGACAGAGGAGGGGTTTGAGATGCAGCTGGGGGTCAACCACCTGGGTCACTTCCTCCTCACCCACCTCCTCCTGGACCTCCTCAAGCGCTCCTCCCCCAGCCGCGTGGTGGTGGTCTCCTCCAAGCTCTACAAGTATGGCAGCATCAACTTCGACGACCTCAACAGGTGCGGTTGGTTCATGTTATGTTTTGTGTATTGTGTTTTTTTACCTGGATTCCATTCATTAGTGCAGACTGTAGCAAAAACCCTATTGTTTATTATTGGACAATCGTTCAAGTTAGTCTTTCCCTGTTTCGGTcagttttctttattttggtgcctaatgaacacaacccttgTGTAATGTCTGTTGTGTTTCTATGGATGATTCTCCCCTTGAGGGATAATGTTTTCTACTTCTATCACCACTACAGTGAGAGAAGCTACAACAAAGCCTTCTGCTACAGCCAGAGCAAGCTGGCTAATCTGCTCTTCACCCACCAGCTGGCCCGGCGCCTGGAGGAGGAGGGCGTCACGGGGGTAACGGTCAATGCCCTCACCCCAGGCATCGTGAGGACCAGGCTGGGCAGGCACATCCACATCCCCTTCCTGGCCAAACCTCTCTTTTACCTGGCCTCGTTGTTCTTCTTCAAGAGCCCACTGGAGGGAGCTCAGACGCCACTCTACCTGGCGTGTTCACCCGACGTCGAGGGCGTGGCGGGGAAGTGCTTCGCTAACTGCGAGGAGGAGGAGCTGATGCCCAAGGCGACGGACGATCAGGCGGCCAAGAGACTGTGGGACCTGAGTGAGACCATGGTGGGGATAAAAACTCAATAAGAGACCTGGGTTCCAGACTCTTATAGAGACCATATGAGAGACTTGCCCTGGGAATCAAGTGAATTGGGAGATGATTGATTGAGACTTCTTGGGGTTTCATTGGAACTGGGGTCAGTGGGTAAAATTTCCACTGTTTTTAATTAACCTCGGaatgtgggtgcgtgtgggtgtgtgggcgCGTGCATGCGtgggtccgtgtgtgtgtgtgtgggcgcgtgCATGCGtgggtccgtgtgtgtgtgtgtgggcgcgtgCATGCGtgggtccgtgtgtgtgtgtgtgggcgcgtgCATGCGtgggtccgtgtgtgtgtgtgtgggcgcgtgCATGCGtgggtccgtgtgtgtgtgtgtgggcgcgtgCATGCGtgggtccgtgtgtgtgtgtgtgggcgcgtgCATGCGTGGGTCCGTGTGTGCACATATAATTGTGTGATGTGCAAATGAGGTGTGGATGGAGTGTGAATGTGATTGGAGGTGTGCAATGTGCCTGTGAAACTGAGAACTGCAGTCTTCCATGAATGTGTAACTAAGTATATCCGTTCCCATAGGAACCAGCTATTCTATCTCCTGGACTGTCTTCACCAGTGTTCACTGAATCACAAGTTCACACAGTCAAAGTGGAGAGGAGCTAATTCCCAGTAGCGATTATCAAAGGGGAGTTGAACTGTCATATTTGCTTTTACCGAGTGCGAACATGATTGGTTATAGTGCTATAGAAATATCTCCGGGGTGGTTTGAAAAGCCAACAGGTATGTAGTTCAGCAGCTGTAAATAAATGTGAAGGCGGCTAAGCTCATGCAGCATGCACTTGGCAGTAGAAAAAGGAATAGGAGACTGGTTGTGTTGCGTTACCTAATCCAGTTTTCCTCTCATGAGGTGTTTGAAGTGTAAATTCATCACCTTCTGCTGTGACAGGATGGAGGGGAACAATAAACTTGACAATGAGATTCAGATTCAGTCAGATGATGTTGATGCTGTGGTGACTCCTTCCTCTGGTTAGATGTTATCTCTCAAGTAATTCCCTTTTCGCtccagagtgagtgagaggggggaatGTGTTTTGAATGTCAATGCGGAGGTATGGCTAATGCTATGAATTATATAGTCGAACAAAATAGTCGCCAATCCAAAGATCATTTCTCGACACCGTGTgtatgtgcgcacacacacagtttgaTTTGAATGCTTTTAAAACCATTACAGTGACATTGTATCTGTGATCTTTTACACTAAATTACATTGTATTTATTtcccacacacactaaaacagTTGAGGCAGCCTTGGCGCATCAAAATGCGTAGTTTGTGCTTTATTAGGTTAAAGGAAACACAACAGAAATATAGAAACATGCATAATGATGTGATAGTAACAAGCATGCAGTTGCTTGATGGGGGGTGTGAGAATGAGAATCTGAGGTAGAGTGGGAGAGGAAAACTTATCCAAAGGTTATAGAGAAAAAAAATAGTATCAACGGGTAGGACAAATGTTTACATCTCAAAAGAAGTCCATTGTTAACAAAATAATACCTACATTGAACGGTCTCTTTAAGTGCTCTGGATATTTTAAAatcatgtcaaagcaaaaactggaTGAGTGGACAGAGCTGCACTGAAATGGATTCAGCCTCGGGGCAtctatatatttttgtaaaaacACCTAGTACTGCAACTTTAACCCATTCCCCAGGACCTTTACTGTATAGTTCTACAACTTTAACCCATTCCCCAGGACCTTTACTGTATAGTTCTACAACTTTAACCCATTCCCCAGGACCTTTACTGTATAGTTCTACAACTTTAACCCGTTCCCCAGGCCCTTTATTGTATAGTGCTGCAACTTTAACCCATTCCCCAGGACCTTTACTGTATAGTGCTGCAACTTTAACCCATTTCCCAGGCCCTTTACTGTATAGTGCTGCAACTTTAACCCATTTCCCAGGCCCTTTACTGTATAGTTCTACAACTTTAACCCATTCCCCAGGCCCTTTACTGTATAGTGCTGCAACTTTTACCCATTCCCCAGGACCTTTACTGTATAGTTCTACAACTTTAACCCATTCCCCAGGACCTTTACTGTATAGTTCTACAACTTTAACCCATTCCTCAGaccctttacagtatagtgctgcAACTTTAACCCATTCCCCAGGACCTTTACTGTATAGTGCTGCAACTTTAACCCATTCCCCAGGACCTTTACTGTATAGTGCTGCAACTTTAACCCATTTCCCAGGACCTTTACTGTATAGTTCTACAACTTTAACCCATTCCCCAGGCCCTTTACTGTATAGTGCTGCAACTTTTACCCATTCCCCAGGACCTTTACTGTATAGTTCTACAACTTTAACCCATTCCCCAGGACCTTTACTGTATAGTTCTACAACTTTAACCCATTCCTCAGaccctttacagtatagtgctgcAACTTTAACCCATTCCCCAGGACCTTTACTGTATAGTGCTGCAACTTTAACCCATTCCCCAGGACCTTTACTGTATAGTGCTGCAACTTTAACCCATTTCCCAGGACCTTTACTGTATAGTTCTACAACTTTAACCCATTCCCCAGGACCTTTACTGTATAGTGCTGCAACTTTAACCCATTCCCCAGGCCCTTTACTGTATAGTTCTACAACTTTAACCCATTCCCCAGGACCTTTACTGTATAGTGCTGCAACTTTAACCCATTCCCCAGGACCTTTACTGTATAGTTCTACAACTTTAACCCATTCCCCAGGACCTTTACTGTATAGTGCTGCAACTTTAACCCATTCCCCAGGCCCTTTACTGTATAGTTCTACAACTTTAACCCATTCCCCAGGACCTTTACTGTATAGTTCTACAACTTTAACCCATTCCCCAGGACCTTTACTGTATAGTTCTACAACTTTAACCCATTCCCCAGGACCTTTACTGTATAGTTCTACAACTTTAACCCATTCCCCAGGACCTTTACTGTATAGTGCTGCAACTTTAACCCATTCCCCAGGACCTTTACTGTATAGTGCTGCAACTTAACCCATTCCCCAGGGGCCTTACAGTATAGTGCTGCAACTTTAACCCATTCCCCAGGCCCTTTACTGTATAGTTCTACAACTTTAACCCATTCCCCAGGACCTTTACTGTATAGTGCTGCAACTTTAACCCATTCCCCAGGACCTTTACTGTATAGTTCTACAACTTTAACCCATTCCCCAGGACCTTTACTGTATAGTGCTGCAACTTTAACCCATTCTCCAGCAGGACCTTTACTGTATAGTTCTACAACTTTAACCCATTCTCCAGGACCTTTACTATATAGTTCTACAACTTTAACCCATTCCCCAGGACCTTTACTGTATAGTTCTACAACTTTAACCCATTCCCCAGGACCTTTACTGTATAGTTCTACAACTTTAACCCATTCCCCAGGACCTTTACTGTATAGTGCTGCAACTTTAACCCATTCCCCAGGACCTTTACTGTATAGTTCTACAACTTTAACCCATTCTCCAGGACCTTTACTATATAGTTCTACAACTTTAACCCATACCCCAGCCCCTTTACTGTATAGTGCTGCAACTTTAACCCATTCCCCAGGCCCTTTGTGGTACAGTTCTACAACTTTAACCCATTCCCCAGGACCTTTACTGTATAGTACTGCAAACGTTTACCAGGATACCCCATTGGTCATACATATTTTACTCTGCATAAATGCAGCACAGTTTTCAGCCTGTGATTGACAATAAACAAATCTATAATTGTAGTTTAGACAGTCCTCTGAATCTTCAACATTCTAAGGACTCTATTCAATCTACATTGCGGAAGTTCAGCTTTAAagcgtgattgaaatttaaaggcagtgTTCTCTCTTTAAGGGAGGCTGCATTCACgctaaacactgcatatgtcggTTCAATCGGAATTCACCTTTACATTTCTATGGTGGAATCTTTAAAGATTGAATCGAGCCCCAAGTATCTCTCTTTGATTGGCAGATGCTCTTAACCAGACATATTTACAATGTGTTGCTGCCCACACCTGATTGAATTGTAGTAATTTCTATTACATTTTTTATGTTGTAAttaaatatattaatatatttcAACAGTTACTTTAAATGTTTCCTTTGTCTACAAGCTCACTCTGCTTTGTGTACAGCACATGGAACAACTGGTCTCTGGTACCTCCAAAGACTAGTCCCCACTCATTTGGCACAGTAATGAATTGTCAATTCACCTGACCCAGACAAACTTACACATTCATTGGAGTGATGCGAACCACTGGTTTGTCAGTTTTTCACAGCTGTGGCAACAATCTGATAAATTCATGCTTAATTACTGTATCTTCCAACTGTCCTTTCAAAATGGATGTCCTTAAACTGAGCAACTACCTAGCCTCACACTAATCAATATGTTTTGCTAGATTCACCAAGACTTCTTACCTCACATCCCACCAGGGAAAGAGACGGataaaaagagagagaccagTAAGTCAGAATACCTTCTTCCCTCAGTTCAGAAGTGTTCCATACAGCTGGGCTTTGGTGAGACTGTCCTTTCTCGAAAGTCCCAATGTGCCAAAATTGTGATACTGCGGTGGAGGGGGACAAGGTGATGGCGGGGGCGGTGGTGGACTGCCCTGGGGGCGAAGGGGGCTGCATCTCGGACTGGTAGTGCTGCTGCATTTCGGCAGCCATCTCCAGGGACCTCTGGTTTAGGGACTCATTGGAGCTGTTGGGGCTGATGTCCACGTACTCCTTGGTCTGTCCCGctcctccaactcctcccccGGCACCCACCACATCAAAGCTGCCCTCCCTGTTTTCGGGGCTCCCTGAGTGGTAAAGGATGTGCTCCGACTCCTGGCTGTCCTCCTTGGCCCGGTAGAGATGGGTCTGGTGGGCCTGCTGGTTGTGGGACTGATGGGACTGACGGAGGCCCCCCACAGGGCTGCACTCGGGGCTGGGAGTGGAGAAGCACACCGGGGGGTCCATGATGGGTCCTACCCCTCCCTGGTAGTAGTCGGGCCCCTCCTGGAAGCTGCTGTAGAGGGGTCCAAGGCGGATCTTGGAGGGCCGAACTGAGAAGTGCTGCTCAGAGAAGCTGTAGGGTGAGGCCCGACCGGGCGAGCAGTACGAGTGGGAGTTTAGATCCTCCGCGCTCAGCTGTCTCCAGCGGCCAATcggctcctcctcctctggtgCCAGCGTGCTGCCGCGGCGGCTGTCTCCGTAGGCAACGcttggtgaggaggagggagggaggggttcgTAGGGCTCGCTGAAGCACGAGGACATGGTGCGGCTGTAGACGGGTGAGCTGCCGTTCTGGTGGTGTGCTCCACCAAGATCGCCGGCCTGCTGGAAGACAGCGTGGACCTTGGCGAAGCCTCCACCGCTGGGACTGTCCTTCTCCCAGGAGGAGTCGCTCTTCCTCTCAtactctcccccatccctccagtcCATGTAGAGGGAGTGGTGGTGGGGAGAGGAGGCTGTGCTGCTGGGAGGGCCATTGCCTTTGTTGTCATCTGAGCCCCCTCCACTGAAGCTGGAGTAGGAGCTGCCTGAGGCAGGGCCCAGAGAGGTGGGGAACTT
This region includes:
- the rdh14b gene encoding retinol dehydrogenase 14b, coding for MSAAIIVAAVVGGGILLIVRRMFPRKKAVELLRYPADMMRGKTVIVTGANSGIGKAAAGELLKLQARVIMACRDQQMAEEAAQDIKKQAGPEHGELVIKHLDLASLQSVRSFCEEILKEEQQVDVLINNAGIYQCPYMKTEEGFEMQLGVNHLGHFLLTHLLLDLLKRSSPSRVVVVSSKLYKYGSINFDDLNSERSYNKAFCYSQSKLANLLFTHQLARRLEEEGVTGVTVNALTPGIVRTRLGRHIHIPFLAKPLFYLASLFFFKSPLEGAQTPLYLACSPDVEGVAGKCFANCEEEELMPKATDDQAAKRLWDLSETMVGIKTQ